A window of Ciconia boyciana chromosome 27, ASM3463844v1, whole genome shotgun sequence contains these coding sequences:
- the LOC140644382 gene encoding keratin, type II cytoskeletal cochleal-like: MNRQTSSMRAGGGGRSYSTASAIIPSGNRAGFSSMSVARPGGGGGGFGRLIGGGGGGGGGFGSRSLYSLGGSKRISIGVGSSFRAAFGSGAGGGSGLGGGGGGGGAGGSLGLGLGGGGGGYGFGGGAGGLGFGGGQGGGGGFGFGGVGGLGGFSGGLGGGRNPVGFGGGPPGVGTIQEVTVNQSLLAPLNLEIDPNIHQVRKDEKEQIKTLNNKFASFIDKVRFLEQQNKVLETKWTLLQDQGQKTNSGKNNLDPLFEAYINNLKRQLASLLNERGRMDGELKNMQDLVEDFKNKYEEEINRRTAAENEFVLLKKDVDAAYMNKVELEAKVDALTDELSFLRALYDAELAQLSAQVSDTAVILSMDNNRDLDLSSIIAEVKAQYEDIANRSRAEAEAWYQTKFEELQAAAGKHGDDLRNTKGEISELNRLIQRIRSEIENTRNQCATLQTAIGDSEERGELALKDAKAKMIDLEDALQKAKADMARQLREYQELMNVKLALDIEIATYRKLLEGEESRLSGEGLNPISYSVISSSSGIAGGAGLGGGFGGPSLSGGGGGSGFGLGGGGGSGFGLGGGGGSGFGLGGGGGSGFGLGGGGSGGGYSFGSGGGLGLGGGGGLGGGFGGGSGLGTASRLGYGGGVGSGLSTGGGNFSSGSAKGTNSGVKIVSKTSSSKKSIKSQSLKNATQTE, translated from the exons ATGAACCGGCAAACTTCCAGCATGAGAGCGGGCGGTGGCGGCAGATCTTACAGCACTGCCTCAGCTATTATTCCAAGCGGCAACAGGGCTGGCTTTAGTTCGATGTCTGTGGCACGacctggaggaggtggaggtggtTTTGGAAGGCTCATTGGAGGAggtggcggtggtggtggcGGTTTTGGCAGCAGGAGCCTCTACAGCCTTGGTGGTAGCAAGAGGATATCCATCGGTGTTGGAAGCAGCTTCCGAGCTGCTTTTGGGAGTGGAGCTGGCGGTGGCTCTGGCCTGGGAggtggcggtggtggtggcGGAGCTGGTGGCAGTCTTGGACTTGGTCTcggtggtggaggtggtggatATGGCTTTGGTGGAGGTGCTGGTGGGCTTGGCTTTGGTGGTGgacagggaggtggtggagggtTTGGCTTTGGTGGAGTAGGGGGGCTGGGAGGATTCAGTGGAGGGCTGGGTGGTGGCAGGAACCCAGTGGGATTTGGTGGTGGCCCACCTGGAGTCGGTACAATCCAAGAAGTGACTGTCAATCAGAGTCTCCTGGCACCACTGAACCTGGAGATAGATCCAAACATCCATCAGGTGCGAAAAGATGAGAAGGAGCAAATCAAGACCCTCAACAACAAGTTTGCTTCTTTCATTGACAAG GTTCGCTTCCTGGAGCAGCAGAACAAGGTGCTGGAGACCAAATGGACCCTCCTGCAGGACCAGGGTCAAAAAACCAACTCAGGCAAAAACAACCTGGACCCCCTGTTTGAGGCTTACATCAACAACTTGAAACGGCAGCTGGCCAGCCTGCTCAACGAGAGAGGCCGCATGGACGGGGAGCTGAAGAACATGCAAGACCTCGTTGAGGATTTCAAGAACAA ATACGAAGAGGAAATCAACCGACGCACAGCAGCGGAGAATGAATTTGTGCTGCTGAAGAAG GATGTGGATGCTGCTTACATGAACAAGGTGGAGCTGGAGGCCAAGGTGGATGCCCTGACTGATGAACTCAGTTTCCTCCGAGCCCTCTATGATGCG GAGCTGGCTCAGCTCAGTGCACAAGTGTCCGACACTGCTGTCATTCTGTCAATGGACAACAACCGGGACCTGGACCTCAGCAGCATCATAGCTGAAGTCAAAGCTCAGTATGAAGACATTGCTAACAGGAGCCGGGCTGAGGCGGAGGCTTGGTACCAAACCAAG TTTGAGGAACTGCAGGCCGCGGCTGGGAAGCATGGGGATGACCTGCGCAACACAAAGGGGGAAATCTCTGAGCTCAACCGGCTGATCCAGAGGATCCGGTCAGAGATAGAGAACACGAGGAACCAG TGTGCCACCCTGCAGACAGCCATTGGAGACTCCGAGGAGCGTGGGGAGCTGGCCCTCAAAGATGCCAAGGCAAAGATGATTGACCTGGAAGATGCCCTGCAGAAAGCCAAAGCTGATATGGCTCGGCAGCTCCGCGAGTACCAGGAGCTCATGAACGTCAAGCTGGCCCTGGACATTGAGATAGCGACCTACAGGAAGCTGCTGGAGGGCGAGGAGAGCAG GCTGAGCGGAGAGGGACTCAACCCCATCAGCTACT ctgtcatcagctccagctctggcaTAGCTGGTGGAGCTGGGTTAGGAGGAGGATTTGGTGGACCAAGCCTAAGCGGAGGAGGTGGCGGAAGCGGTTTTGGTCTTGGAGGAGGCGGCGGAAGCGGTTTTGGTCTTGGAGGAGGCGGCGGAAGCGGTTTTGGTCTTGGAGGAGGCGGCGGAAGCGGTTTTGGTCTTGGAGGAGGCGGCAGCGGTGGAGGCTACAGCTTTGGAAGTGGAGGAGGACTTGGACTCGGGGGTGGTGGTGGTCTTGGAGGTGGATTTGGAGGAGGCAGTGGTCTCGGCACTGCAAGCCGTCTTGGCTACGGAGGAGGTGTTGGCAGTGGTCTGAGCACTGGTGGAGGGAATTTCAGCTCTGGAAGTGCAAAAGGCACCAACTCAGGTGTGAAAATCGTCTCCAAAACCTCCTCCAGCAAAAAGAGCATAAAAAGCCAAAGCCTGAAGAATGCTACACAGACCGAGTAA